TTGAACACGTGTGAGATTACAACCGTTaaagtaattttattgaaaataatttgttttctcTTAAATTGAAATCGATTTATCTATCACCAAGTGAATTGCCATCCTATAAGTATTAATGGAAATAATATCATTCACTAATTCAAATTCTAGTTAGGAAAAagttaagttttttgttttaattttttagaaaaagttgttttttttttgtttcattgccacaatatattattgttttagtgaaacaaatttgttaaaattatgttttatgacacaaaatatatatatatatgcataacgGTCATGTTTTAAGAAAATGGAAATCGCAACGGTGGCGGTTTTCGTGGTGGTCGCGGAGGTCGTGGTTTCGGCGGACGAGGCGGCCGTGGACGCAATGGTTTTGGTGGCGATCGTAACGGTTTCAATGGCGATAGAGATGGAAACGATAACGGTTTCAATAATAACAAAGGCGAATATGAAGGCGAGCAGAAACAACGTGAGTTCTATATACCGCCGGAACCCACCGACAATGAAGATGAAATATTCAATAGTGGAATCTCTTCGGGAATAAATTTCTCCAAATACGACAACATTCCAGTTAGGGTAAGCAATTAAATAACGGAGTATCAATTAAAGTGGTATTAATtacacttaaaatatttatttgttgcttaGGTGTCGGGCGAGAACGCTCCACCAGCGCTACAGTCTTTTGAAAATGCAGGCTTGCGGGACATAATCATGAATAATGTGCGAAAGTCGGGATATGCTGTGCCAACGCCTATTCAGAAGAGCGCTATACCAGTAATAATGGATGGTCGAGATTTAATGGCATGTGCTCAAACAGGATCAGGAAAGACAGTGAGTAAAGGGCATTGTATAATTCTCTGAATATCTCACCCATACTAATAATGGTTTCTACATTTATCCGTTTACTATAGGCTGCATTTTTGCTTCCTATCATTAATGGCATCCTAACGGAGGCTTGTGATTTGTCGATTGGAAAACCGCAGGCGGTTATCGTTTCTCCAACTCGTGAATTGGcgattcaaattttttcagaagCTCGAAAGTTCGCAATGGGATCTTATTTGAAAATCAGCATTGTTTATGGCGGCACCTCAAGCAAATATCAAGGCGAAAATATTGCCAAAGGCTGCCACATTTTGATATGCACCCCTGGTCGTTTGTTAGATTTTGTGGAGAAGGGTTTTATTACCTTTGAAGAGACACGTTACGTTGTGCTGGATGAAGCCGATCGTATGATGGATATGGGTTTTAAAGAGAATGTTAATACACTTATGAATCATGAGACAATGCGTCCCATGGAAGAGCGTCAAAATTTGATGTTTTCTGCAACATTCCCTGAAGAAATACAACGTTTAGCCGGTGCTTATTTATCGAACTATATATTTATCGCCATTGGTGTTGTAGGTGGTGCATGTTCCGATGTTACGCaagatatttttgaagttaaaaagtttcaaaaacgtTCCAAATTAATGGTAAATTACATcagtttttttgtacaaaaatttctttaaacaaaTACTACTACTATTATTGATTTGTCTAGGAACTATTGAGTGAAAGCAGCGATGGAACCATTGTCTTTGTTGAAACAAAGCGCGGTGCTGATTTTCTAGCATCCTTACTCTCAGAAACTGAGTTTCCTACGACTTCTATTCATGGCGACAGATTGCAGCGCCAACGGGAAATGGCTTTGGCCGACTTCAAGTCAGGGAAAATGAAAGTTCTCATTGCGACGTCAGTTGCCGCTCGTGGTCTCGGTAAGAGCGCAAATTTAGGTTATCTGTTTCTATCCTCTGGATTTAACGAGTTGAATTTTCTCTTCTAgatataaaaaatgtcaaacatgTCATTAACTACGACCTTCCAAATTCTGTTGA
This portion of the Zeugodacus cucurbitae isolate PBARC_wt_2022May chromosome 3, idZeuCucr1.2, whole genome shotgun sequence genome encodes:
- the LOC105217981 gene encoding ATP-dependent RNA helicase vasa isoform X6, whose translation is MQRFKENRRLRKDVRKKLNHDFNLFTDKSPKMSDWIDEEDGCGFGNGSSQYKDNVDEYVDDGENDYAEHENTDDGNRGFENRRGRGGGRGRGGRGHGGSYGGGHRNFGDNEDNENGNRNGGGFRGGRGGRGFGGRGGRGRNGFGGDRNGFNGDRDGNDNGFNNNKGEYEGEQKQREFYIPPEPTDNEDEIFNSGISSGINFSKYDNIPVRVSGENAPPALQSFENAGLRDIIMNNVRKSGYAVPTPIQKSAIPVIMDGRDLMACAQTGSGKTAAFLLPIINGILTEACDLSIGKPQAVIVSPTRELAIQIFSEARKFAMGSYLKISIVYGGTSSKYQGENIAKGCHILICTPGRLLDFVEKGFITFEETRYVVLDEADRMMDMGFKENVNTLMNHETMRPMEERQNLMFSATFPEEIQRLAGAYLSNYIFIAIGVVGGACSDVTQDIFEVKKFQKRSKLMELLSESSDGTIVFVETKRGADFLASLLSETEFPTTSIHGDRLQRQREMALADFKSGKMKVLIATSVAARGLDIKNVKHVINYDLPNSVDEYVHRIGRTGRVGNNGRASSFFDPEQDSAIASDLVKILEGASQEVPQFLRSCSSRGGGGFSNSQSRFGGRDVRKNVQSDDNFITSAGPGPLEEEENWD